Below is a genomic region from Armatimonadota bacterium.
CATCAGTGTTATCAACAAAGGCTTCAGGCCGCGGTTCGAAGACAATGCCAGGCTGGACAAACAATCGCGCCGGCAGTTCGCCGCCCAGGTGCTGGAGCGCATGGAGACCCCCACCGATTTCGCCGGAAACAAGGAAGCCCTGAAGCACATCATCGTTCGCCAGGCCAGATCCATCGCCGTCGCTGTGCGTGGTGAGAAGCCCTTCCGCGGATTTACCATGAGGTGGTGAACCATGATACACTTACTCATCTACGACATCGAATCCGACCGCATTCGCACCAAGGTCGCCCGAGCCTGTCAGGAGCAAGGCATGGAACGCGTCCAGTTCTCGGCCTTCTGGGGCGAGCTTACTGAGAACGAATGCGAGGAGCTTCTCCTGGAATGCCAGGACCTCATCGGTGACGAACCAGCCCGAATACACATCCTGCCCCTGTGCAAGACCTGCTTCTCCCGACGTAGCACCTACGCTACGGCGCAGTTCGAAGGCGGGGCCGAAACACCTCCCGATCGCAACGCCACCGTGTGGTTCCTGCCCGACGAACCGCCCGAAAAGCGAAGCGAGCACAATGCCCAACAGCCTGCCGGCTCTTCACACATGGATCGCGCTCTCAAGGACGTGGTCCGACGCATCCCAAAGCGCAGCAAGCCGGTCGGCCTCACCGATGATCCGTGGGAGAATCCCGATGACTCCCGTGAATAGGCCGGCCCTCCCTTTCGGCCCCATGGAGGATAACAACAATGGCTGACTTCCCACTGACCGTCACAGACATCCGTCAGTTCCACTACTGCCCGCGGGTCGTCTACTTCACCTATGTCCAGCCACTCGAGCGGCCTACCACCTACAAGATGGCCCATGGTCAGGACGCTGAGGAGCGCGCGGATGCCTTGGAGAACCGCCGCACTCTCGACCGGTACGGGCTGCATGAGGGCAGGCGGATCTTCGATGCGCCCCTGGAGTCACCATCCCTGGCTCTCTCCGGGCGCGCCGATATGCTCATCATCACCCCGAACCATGTCTATCCTGTGGAGTTCAAATACACCGACGAAGAGCCGGCGCCCAACCATTACTTGCAGGTGGTCGCCTACGCCATGATGGCCCGTGAGCAGTACCAGTTGCCCGCGCCCCATGGGTATCTGGTGAGACTCTCGGACGGCGAAGTCTGGCAGGCGGAGATTACACCCGAAGCGTGTGAGAAGGTGATCGCAAGCCTGCAACGAATACGACAAATGATCGATGCCGAGCGCTTCCCCGACCCGCCTGATGCCCGGGGCAAGTGTCTAGATTGCGAGTTCCGACGCTTCTGTGGCGACGTGTAAGAGCCGACAGGTTCGCAAATCGGATGCTAGCTCGCTTTCGCAAATACCGTCGCTGTTCACGGACGCGGGCGATTTGCGAAGAAAACCGGATACGGGAGCGCTCGCACGGGCGAGTCCTGTGCGCCGGACGAGTTCCACGGGCTTTCCCTGCTCTCCGCCTGGTCTCGAGAGACCGCGCTGGAGGGCAGTGGAGTGCACGGGTGGGCGTCTTTCGCAAATCGTGCCCATCCGGCGGCTTATAACCAATTTGCGCAGGGAAGGTGATAGCCGTGTCTGGGAGCATTTTCGAAGAAAAACGCTGGAAACGAGCGGGTTTCGGTGGTAAAATGCAGCCGGACAGCACAGAAGTGGTCGGTCTCAGCCGCACTCCCCGCTGCGAAGGGGATTGAAACCTGCATGACCCTCACATACAGGTCGGTCGTGTCGTTGTCTCAGCCGCACTCCCCGCTGCGAAGGGGATTGAAACGCACAGAGGAACTCAAGCAGCACTGGGATTGGATCGGCGTCTCAGCCGCACTCCCCGCTGCGAAGGGGATTGAAACCGCTTGTGCTACTCACACCGGAGACGCTCTGCAAGGTCGTCTCAGCCGCACTCCCCGCTGCGAAGGGGATTGAAACGGAGTAACCTGGTCGTTGTCGAAAACGGCCGGCCTGTGTCTCAGCCGCACTCCCCGCTGCGAAGGGGATTGAAACTTTTCGACGCTGTACCCGTAGTCGCCGTCGTAACTGAGTCTCAGCCGCACTCCCCGCTGCGAAGGGGATTGAAACCCTTGCACCCCACCGCCTCCGACGGGATACCAGACTCGTCTCAGCCGCACTCCCCGCTGCGAAGGGGATTGAAACATAAGCGCGACGCCCCAGTCCGGCAGGTCCGCGATGCGTCTCAGCCGCACTCCCCGCTGCGAAGGGGATTGAAACGGCTATCCGGGTAGTCATGCGTGTTGGTCTGCAGGTCGTCTCAGCCGCACTCCCCGCTGCGAAGGGGATTGAAACCGAGTTGCACTGCCGTGTACACGCGCTTCTTCGGCACGGTCTCAGCCGCACTCCCCGCTGCGAAGGGGATTGAAACCTTACCCGGGTGTTCGCCTGGGGCGGGCCTGCGCAAAGTCTCAGCCGCA
It encodes:
- the cas4 gene encoding CRISPR-associated protein Cas4, which gives rise to MADFPLTVTDIRQFHYCPRVVYFTYVQPLERPTTYKMAHGQDAEERADALENRRTLDRYGLHEGRRIFDAPLESPSLALSGRADMLIITPNHVYPVEFKYTDEEPAPNHYLQVVAYAMMAREQYQLPAPHGYLVRLSDGEVWQAEITPEACEKVIASLQRIRQMIDAERFPDPPDARGKCLDCEFRRFCGDV
- the cas2 gene encoding CRISPR-associated endonuclease Cas2 encodes the protein MIHLLIYDIESDRIRTKVARACQEQGMERVQFSAFWGELTENECEELLLECQDLIGDEPARIHILPLCKTCFSRRSTYATAQFEGGAETPPDRNATVWFLPDEPPEKRSEHNAQQPAGSSHMDRALKDVVRRIPKRSKPVGLTDDPWENPDDSRE